In one window of Mesorhizobium sp. B2-1-1 DNA:
- a CDS encoding ABC transporter ATP-binding protein, giving the protein MTNRIHLESVNLHYASVGFSERSLKSMLASLATLNGGGKKIVDIHALKDVSLDIGPGERVGLLGHNGAGKSTFLKMVAGLYPTSSGKRVVEGTVRSLFDLSLGFEPDATGRENILYRGLLLGLSPKFMRSIEDEVVAFADIGEFIDYPIKTYSAGMQVRLAFAISTAVGGDILLLDEVIGAGDANFMGKARKRILDLVEQAEILLLASHDFKTLQSICARGVVFHHGEIIFDGDILGAIAEYNRANGIAA; this is encoded by the coding sequence ATGACAAACCGGATTCACCTCGAGTCGGTAAACCTCCATTATGCATCCGTCGGCTTCAGCGAGCGGTCGTTGAAATCCATGCTGGCGTCGCTGGCGACGTTGAACGGAGGAGGCAAGAAGATCGTCGACATCCACGCATTGAAGGATGTTAGTCTGGACATTGGTCCCGGCGAACGCGTTGGCCTTTTAGGACACAATGGGGCCGGCAAGAGCACGTTCCTCAAGATGGTGGCAGGATTATACCCGACATCTTCCGGGAAGCGCGTGGTCGAGGGGACCGTCCGGTCTTTGTTTGACCTGAGTTTGGGTTTCGAGCCTGATGCCACCGGCCGGGAGAACATCCTGTACCGCGGACTTCTCCTTGGTCTCTCGCCCAAATTCATGCGCTCGATAGAGGACGAGGTTGTCGCCTTTGCCGATATCGGGGAGTTTATCGACTATCCGATCAAAACCTATTCCGCTGGCATGCAGGTGCGCCTCGCCTTCGCGATTTCGACAGCGGTCGGCGGTGACATTCTCCTCCTCGACGAGGTGATCGGTGCCGGTGATGCGAATTTTATGGGAAAAGCGCGCAAACGCATCCTGGATCTTGTCGAGCAGGCGGAGATTCTGCTGTTAGCTTCGCATGATTTCAAAACACTGCAATCCATATGCGCAAGGGGAGTTGTATTTCATCACGGCGAAATCATTTTTGACGGCGACATTCTTGGCGCGATCGCAGAATACAATAGGGCAAATGGGATAGCTGCCTAG